Proteins encoded by one window of Mustela erminea isolate mMusErm1 chromosome 7, mMusErm1.Pri, whole genome shotgun sequence:
- the LOC116596211 gene encoding LOW QUALITY PROTEIN: protein transport protein Sec24-like At4g32640 (The sequence of the model RefSeq protein was modified relative to this genomic sequence to represent the inferred CDS: substituted 1 base at 1 genomic stop codon), translated as MLCLQTFHGGEPVCMDRSGPHAPGERSHGPQAGTLPKGKLQDGPLEAFGAVPRCXHRWPRDQAMRTTDTAQCPGFTGRGTEPENKEQQLVRIILRGSTEKLPELTPPDSLPTQCPVPYDTATPARAALPGKAQEKAFAGQRGPGQQRRQRAGLGGQRSTYPRGHPARPPGPLPGAGSAPSLASAATQSSAGSSAGRSPDGQQGQQRLRALAEWPVEEYPTGELVSALRGPEPASCSSFLPSRARQAEPLSGCPVPVVPRAGQPPDSAQEWVLAPCRRCPVYTGQTRTAEPGGAAQLHPGAWPTASCFPGTRGRPAEAPASCDCPSAQPAVSDPLRCPHVASFQSH; from the exons ATGCTCTGTCTTCAGACCTTCCACGGGGGAGAACCAGTTTGCATGGACAGGTCGGGCCCCCACGCTCCAGGAGAAAGGTCACATGGGCCTCAAGCTGGAACCTTGCCCAAAGGAAAGCTTCAGGATGGGCCCTTGGAGGCTTTCGGAGCGG ttcccagatgtTGACACCGCTGGCCCAGAGACCAGGCTATGAGAACCACGGATACAGCCCAATGCCCTGGTTTCACGGGAAGAGGAACAGAGCCAGAGAACAAAGAACAACAGCTTGTCCGAATCATCCTCCGGGGGAGCACAGAGAAGCTACCAGAACTCACACCTCCGGACTCACTCCCAACTCAGTGCCCTGTACCATATGACACTGCCACCCCTGCCAGGGCTGCTCTCCCGGGAAAAGCCCAGGAAAAAGCCTTTGCAGGCCAGCGTGGCCCTGGACAACAGCGGAGACAGCGGGCTGGCCTGGGAGGGCAGCGTTCCACGTATCCCCGGGGCCACCCAGCCCGTCCACCTGGCCCACTGCCCGGAGCCGGCTCTGCTCCCAGCCTGGCTTCTGCAGCAACCCAGAGCAGCGCTGGCAGCAGCGCTGGCCGCAGCCCCGATGGGCAGCAGGGCCAGCAGCGGCTCAGGGCGTTGGCAGAGTGGCCAGTAGAGGAGTATCCCACGGGGGAACTTGTGAGTGCCCTGCGGGGGCCTgagcctgcctcctgctcctcgtTCCTGCCCTCTCGGGCTCGCCAGGCTGAGCCTCTGTCAGGCTGTCCTGTTCCTGTGGTCCCCCGCGCTGGCCAGCCCCCTGACTCAGCACAGGAATGGGTTTTAGCCCCTTGCAGGAGATGCCCTGTCTACACAGGCCAGACACGCACAGCAGAGCCAGGGGGAGCTGCCCAGCTTCACCCAGGTGCCTGGCCCACGGCCAGCTGCTTCCCGGGCACCAGGGGACGGCCAGCAGAGGCCCCTGCTAGCTGTGATTGCCCCTCTGCCCAGCCTGCCGTCAGTGACCCTCTTCGGTGTCCCCATGTGGCCTCTTTTCAGTCCCACTGA